One stretch of Toxoplasma gondii ME49 chromosome XI, whole genome shotgun sequence DNA includes these proteins:
- a CDS encoding hypothetical protein (encoded by transcript TGME49_313540~Predicted trans-membrane domain (TMHMM2.0):1070-1093), with protein MRPCLLGRKPSEGRLEETQKTHRLPPQCRSDRNQRRREEARGVSLSRRLPRLVWLVSGLPLLSPSLPLLSPSLPSFLCTQILRLRSLSASGCSLLQRAVLYVPLPYRMASALSSLRGCLVWLPFLLVFAGLSARVAALRAPSASPLATIPGPPHLPGVHTPAPPRSHIGASHPAPLPSSSGANASLSSHGGSATKSGPASSLREAAITSWSGVDTPEAAGTFEAAREEGSVSSGVSTPQMSSPVQQHGESPDCLASAPHRKPFVRSGPSTFSSAFSPLFEGEAQRQIASSFSTFLPTPSGKAWLPTQGLFQAFSDPDNGWGVRLSFPTSPCSLPASAFFSLHAAVHPDADPPRLGQGEKALDNEAGGPRGDTTPPASAETAGVQSATHIGGAGGGRRDARHGMVSGEQKTHAPQAHEDVSAKLCASPAVARGTLERSVSSDRETSGIRGDIEAPPLYSVSFSAPTDELWGENVVVCMHWSEPSSSSLSAHEGHAEALQPAESRGEPPRRDVGVGVEWPRETSAKQAVALAFGRVPDACVWGRATASRGGNSRDTCAKPQVEVAVEGGRRTDQHTQSPSRAGVVFAETDEARETTGKESEQASSLSLPVLHAAPRMLSLNGVYDVHLALPLRLSPPAGASRPHGDASGAGMTGQVADANGEVCEGHFRKDSGSYDDGGDGQGWRTATGRRKHTGREVGERRTGAGILAGAQCTDSGAEGGGGRWGRKETERGGMDVQMGDAHALFSREQGSVQAMSSLRRNLSSRRRFTKADIKEALKSALVVVKTKLSGGCEGPYSSQALALTSLRASVPLVASRLQSAVGGGNKAREQKGQHDGGRVDGDRSGKEEPLGDAREFSRQGPAREDPFVDVTVPLELSIRGEDLPVDLALCLYTSRLDTDPLPLGLVQLAAPPPLSDAVLSSSGLSRQPAETRAFSGAAQSESQRFGQNTIRGRDTRTARETLEPQAPVAAIAGTSIPAKAVNWLAAQLSRLNVLRRSSEGTAELEETLRPAGVDESESASWWERAFAFAASLWGGAQAAARGSTDSFAADAEERETEAEEDFSRASHADASWAVYAPFAVLVGAAAGYILTLHWQARAKMQEARAKTCTGPCCSDAPSDWLAIRSSLRATHALSSAHLSPFSSSLGEARASEGGSRRPNRRPKASLASSLSSSSQSADASGVSAASPPTRKSLTSSRRSRRPIAAPAELLTPSRRIYETLWGEEEILRDRRPNGGASGLGASPWQWPEEGSTRSGRRKHERRPNEVDTASWPISY; from the exons ATGCgtccgtgtctcctcgggAGAAAGCCGAGCGAAGGGAGACTGGAAGAGACGCAAAAAACGCATCGCCTTCCGCCGCAATGtagaagcgacagaaatcagagaagaagggaggaagcgcgtggtgtgtctctctccaggcgGCTGCCTCGCCTTGTGTGGCTCGTCTCGggtctcccgcttctctcgccaagtctcccgcttctctcgccaAGTCTCCCGTCTTTTCTGTGCACTCAGATTCTCCGGCTCCGCTCTTTGTCCGCTTCAGGGTGTTCTCTCCTGCAGCGCGCTGTGCTGTATGTCCCTCTCCCCTACAGAATGGCGAGCGCTCTCAGCAGCCTTCGCGGCTGTCTCGTCTGgctcccctttctcctcgtcttcgcagGTCTCTCTGCGCGCGTCGCCGCACTCAGGGCGCCGTCTGCCTCGCCCCTGGCGACGATCCCCGGCCCTCCGCACCTCCCaggtgtccatacacccgCGCCGCCTCGCTCGCACATCGGCGCTTCGCATCCCGCTCCCCTTCCGTCGTCCAGCGGAGCAAATGCCTCGCTGAGCAGCCATGGAGGATCCGCGACGAAGAGCGGACCTGCCTCTTCCCTCAGGGAGGCGGCCATCACCTCCTGGTCGGGTGTCGATACACCCGAAGCTGCGGGGACGTTTGAAGCGGCccgagaggagggaagcgTCTCCTCGGGGGTCTCGACACCTCAGATGTCGTCCCCGGTTCAGCAGCACGGCGAGTCGCCGGATTGCCTGGCAAGCGCTCCTCACAGAAAGCCGTTCGTCAGGTCGGGGCCATCtaccttttcttctgctttcagTCCTCTCTtcgaaggcgaggcgcagagacaaatcgcttcgtcgttctccacttttctccCGACGCCCTCCGGAAAAGCCTGGCTCCCCACTCAGGGTCTCTTTCAGGCCTTCAGCGACCCCGACAACGGCTGGGGTGTGCGTCTCTCGTTCCCTACTTCGCCGTGCTCTCTCCCggcctctgcgtttttttccttgcatgcagccgttCACCCAGACGCAGATCCACCACGTCTCGgtcagggagagaaggcccTCGACAACGAGGCAGGCGGTCCGAGAGGCGACACCACCCCCCCTGCGtcggcagagacagccggTGTGCAGAGCGCCACTCATATTGGAGGAGCAGGCGGAGGCAGGAGGGACGCGAGACATGGTATGGTCAGTGGCgagcagaaaacgcatgcgccgcaAGCACATGAAGACGTCTCTGCGAAGCTCTGTGCATCGCCAGCTGTTGCGCGGGGGACTCTGGaacgctctgtctcctcggatAGAGAAACATCGGGGATCCGAGGAGACATCGAAGCTCCGCCGCTGTACTCTGTCTCATTCTCCGCTCCAACCGATGAGTTGTGGGGAGAGAATGTCgtggtctgcatgcactggtcagagccctcttcctcttctctctccgcacATGAGGGGCATGCAGAGGCTCTCCAGCCAGCTGAGTCGAGAGGCGAGCCACCCAGAAGAGACGTCGGTGTGGGCGTCGAATGGCCTCGAGAAACGTCAGCGAAACAggctgtcgctctcgcgttcgGACGAGTCCCTGACGCCTGTGTTTGGGGTCGCGCAACAGCCAGCCGCGGCggaaacagcagagacactTGCGCGAAACCGCAGGTGGAAGTCGCTGTTGAGGGAGGAAGGCGGACTGACCAACACACCCAGAGTCCGTCCAGAGCAGGCGTCGTTttcgcagagacagacgaggcgcgagagacgacggGGAAGGAGTCCGAGCaggcttcctctctgtcgctgccagttttgcatgcagctccaCGAATGCTGTCTCTGAACGGCGTTTACGACGTCCACCTCGCTCTCCcgctccgtctctctccccctgcCGGCGCCTCGAGGCCGCATGGAGACGCGTCGGGGGCTGGGATGACTGGGCAGGTTGCAGATGCAAACGGCGAGGTCTGTGAAGGCCATTTTCGGAAAGACAGTGGGAGCTACGACGATGGAGGAGATGGCCAAGGATGGAGAACGGcgacgggaagaagaaaacacacggGCCGGGAAGTCGGCGAGCGCCGAACTGGCGCGGGTATCTTGGCGGGCGCGCAGTGTACAGACTCCGGAGCGGAGGGCGGGGGAGGCAGGTggggaaggaaggagacagagcgaggcgGCATGGACGTGCAGATGGGGGACGCTCATGCGTTGTTCTCCCGCGAACAAGGAAGCGTCCAGGCGATGTCTTCGTTGCGCAGAAACCTCTCTTCGCGAAGACGGTTTACAAAGGCCGACATCAAAGAGGCTCTCAAATCGGCGCTCGTGGTGGTAAAAACGAAACTGTCAGGAGGATGCGAAGGACCTTACTCGAGTCAGGCTCTTGCTCTGACGAGTCTGCGGGCGTCGGTCCCGCTGGTCGCTAGTCGCTTGCAGAGCGCCGTGGGCGGCGGAaacaaagcgagagaacaaaaGGGCCAACACGACGGCGGTCGCGTCGACGGCGACAGaagcggaaaagaagagccactcggagacgcgagggaaTTTAGCAGGCAAGGCCCTGCCAGAGAAGATCCTTTCGTGGACGTGACTGTGCCTCTTGAGCTCTCGATTCGAGGCGAGGACCTCCCTGTGGATCTCGCTCTTTGTCTGTACACCAGCCGCCTGGACACCGatcctcttcctctgggTCTGGTGCAGCTTGCCGCCCCTCCGCCGCTGTCAGACGCCGTCCTTTCGAGCTCCGGTTTGTCTCGACagcctgcagagacgcgggCGTTCTCCGGCGCGGCGCAGAGCGAGTCGCAGCGTTTCGGACAGAACACAATTCGAGGCAGGGACACCCGAACAGCGCGGGAGACCTTGGAGCCCCAGGCGCCTGTGGCGGCGATTGCCGGAACCAGCATTCCGGCCAAAGCCGTCAACTGGCTGGCGGCCCAGCTCAGCCGCTTGAACGTTCTGCGCcgaagcagcgaaggaacagcggagctggaggagacgctTCGCCCCGCGGGGGTCGACGAGTCGGAGTCGGCGTCTTGGTGGGAGAGAGCCTTCGCGTTTGCGGCCTCGTTGTGGGGCGGTGCCCAGGCGGCTGCGCGAGGCTCGACAGACAGCTTCGCAGCAGATGCTGAAGAGCGTGAgacagaagccgaagaagacttctctcgggcgtcgcatgcagacgcttcATGGGCCGTCTACGCTCCCTTCGCCGTCCTGGTCGGAGCCGCTGCGGGGTACATCCTCACGCTCCACTGGCAGGCGAGAGCCAAGATGCAAGAAGCGCGCGCAAAGACATGCACCGGGCCGTGCTGCTCTG acgcgccCTCCGACTGGCTTGCGATCCGCTCTTCGCTTCGCGCCACCCATGCACTCTCATCTGCTcatctgtctcccttctcttcttccctcggcGAAGCTCGCGCGAGCGAGGGCGGCAGTCGGCGCCCAAACAGGCGCCCCAAGGCCTCGCTTGCCTCGTCtctttcatcttcttctcaaTCTGCCGATGCTTcgggcgtctctgcagcttctccgcCGACCAGGAAGTCTCTGACGTCCTCgcggagaagccgaaggCCCATCGCTGCGCCGGCGGAGCTCCTCACACCGAGTCGAAGGATCTACGAAACGCTCTGGGGCGAGGAGGAGATCCTTAGAGACAGGCGCCCCAACGGCGGCGCGAGCGGCctcggcgcctctccctgGCAGTGgccggaagaaggaagcacgaggagtggaagaagaaaacatgaGAGAAGACCCAACGAGGTCGACACCGCAAGTTGGCCGATCTCCTACTGA
- a CDS encoding 60S ribosomal protein L7a, putative (encoded by transcript TGME49_313560) gives MANEDGETAASKMTYLSPIASPLLDGKSLRRSLKLIQLAADRERAARGKQGKDEKAKSPQAKKGAKLLRRGVHEVTKCLRKGVKGIVFFASDVFPIEIIAHLPILCEEKDVVYAYLCSKKTLGHAFRSKRPASVIMITPGEDMPEVDGEDSEEKFEEVYKKVAKLVRKSNPYF, from the coding sequence ATGGCGAACGAAGACGGGGAGACCGCAGCCTCGAAGATGACTTACCTCTCTCCAATTGCTTCGCCGCTGCTGGACGGGAAGTCGCTGCGCAGGAGTCTGAAACTCATTCAGCTCGCTGCAGACCGCGAGAGGGCAGCTCGCGGCAAGCAGGGAAAGgacgaaaaagcaaagagcccacaggcgaagaagggcgcgaagctgctgcggcgcggcGTCCACGAGGTGACAAAGTGCTTGAGGAAGGGCGTCAAGGGtatcgttttcttcgcctcggaTGTCTTCCCCATCGAAATCATTGCTCACCTGCCCATCCTCTGTGAGGAGAAAGATGTGGTGTACGCGTACCTCTGCAGCAAGAAGACGCTCGGCCATGCCTTCCGGTCTAAGCGCCCCGCCAGCGTTATCATGATCACTCCTGGGGAAGACATGCCGGAGGTGGAcggcgaagacagcgaagaaaaattCGAGGAAGTCTACAAGAAGGTCGCGAAACTTGTCAGAAAGAGCAACCCCTACTTCTAA
- the RPL22 gene encoding ribosomal protein RPL22 (encoded by transcript TGME49_313550) produces the protein MAGFVSEAPKQLLLQLVLLLALLPPQPLRLAGGLSLPAPISSMRRFSRTPWRRHGEVSAALLGSSVSCLAARAGAAPLQDFSWSKQRRKEDQKGGRARGARGARGREREERSASLSGISPPVREGNSGGLSLSAADGNMLWRGEYGREQQGRNRRRRKERFSERKAISSPFRPWQWPPSWGIGEGDEADPRRRPALPRAMALRDEAAFLSCGCTPCYRRPCISTLCRAAFSPCSLSPLSSLLKPSASSLPRSTSQSLPSSVVSDFSLSRPLPRSSSPLPSIRQGALSPCGVLEGVSSCSKTLRWPSPPRRRPSDASSVSPRLRLHASPASLSFALSSLPFCLSSTVSLRPPLPLCSSGSCSSLSPSSSSPPFLAPSNSPFLSSSSSSPSSSSSARSVSSFFSDSPRCASFPSSSFSASSSTSSRLNATHQDLPGLAPPASDTASSPATAEPAFLSVEVDNFEPSPEYRPPRLPLPMQTVQPHASALRLARAEARFQRLSPIKTRRVLAEIKGMSLGRALAHLATSPRRPAFQVFKTIQSALANAIHAYGAQTLQPRIQSITAQNGPVMKRPFFRARGRMDIRRRPTTHIRVVLQV, from the coding sequence ATGGCGGGATTCGTCTCTGAGGCTCcgaagcagctgcttcttcagctcgtccttcttctcgctctcctgcctccacagccgctgcgtctcgcggggggtctctctctgcccgCGCCCATCTCGTCCatgcgtcgtttctctcgcactCCTTGGCGGAGACACGGCGAAGTGAGCGCGGCGCTTCTGGgctccagtgtctcctgcctcgcTGCCCGAGCGGGGGCAGCTCCTCTCCAGGACTTCTCTTGGAGCAAACAGAGACGGAAGGAAGACCAAAAGGGAGGCAGAGCAAGAGGAGCAAGAGGAGcaagagggcgagagagagaagagagaagcgcttCCCTCTCAGGTATCTCCCCGCCTGTCAGAGAGGGGAACTCCGGAGGCTTGTCGCTTTCGGCGGCAGACGGAAACAtgctgtggagaggagaatACGGGAGAGAACAACAGGGCAGGAATCGCCGGCGCCGGAAGGAGAGGTTCAGTGAGAGGAAGGCcatctcttctccctttcgccCGTGGCAATGGCCTCCCTCTTGGGGTatcggagagggagacgaagctgATCCGAGGAGGCGGCCAGCTCTCCCCAGAGCGATGGCACTGAGAGACGaagctgcgtttctctcatGTGGTTGTACACCGTGTTACCGACGTCCTTGTATTTCGACTCTCTGCAGAGCCGCTTTCTCGCCctgctcgctgtctcctttgtcaaGTCTTCTCAAGCCCAGTGCATCGTCATTGCCTCGGTCGACTTCTCAGTCCCTGCCGTCATCCGTTGTTTCcgacttctctctttctcggcctcttcctcgctcctcctcgcctctgccgTCGATCCGCCAAGGTGCGCTGTCCCCCTGCGGAGTTCTGGAAGGTGTCTCAAGTTGCTCGAAGACTCTTCGTTGGCcatctcctcctcgtcgcaGGCCGTCAGACGCTTcatccgtctctcctcgactgCGTCTACATGCGTcgcccgcgtctctctctttcgcgttgTCGTCGCTTCcattttgtctctcttccactgtctctcttcgtcctcctttgcctctctgctcttcaggCTCCTGTTCGTcgttgtctccctcttcttcctcacctcCTTTTTTGGCGCCGTCTAActctcccttcctttcttcttcttcttcttctccttcttcttcttcttccgctcgttctgtttcgtctttcttctcggatTCGCCCCGCTGtgcttcgtttccctcttcttctttctcggcttcttcgtctacGTCGTCGCGTCTGAACGCGACTCACCAAGACTTGCCAGGACTGGCGCCTCCTGCGAGCGACACagcgtcttctcccgcgaCTGCTGagcctgcgtttctctcggtcGAGGTGGACAACTTCGAGCCTTCTCCGGAGTATCGCCCGCCGCGCTTGCCTCTGCCGATGCAGACCGTCCAACCACATGCGTCCGCGCTCCGTCTCGCGCGAGCTGAGGCGCGTTTCCAGCGCCTGTCGCCGATCAAGACGCGCCGAGTGCTGGCGGAGATCAAAGGCATGTCCCTGGGCCGGGCGCTGGCGCATCTGGCGACGTCTCCGCGTCGCCCCGCGTTCCAGGTGTTCAAGACCATTCAGTCTGCGTTGGCGAACGCGATCCACGCCTACGGTGCGCAGACACTCCAGCCGCGCATCCAGTCCATCACCGCCCAAAACGGCCCAGTCATGAAGCGGCCTTTCTTCAGAGCTCGAGGCCGGATGGACATTCGCAGACGCCCAACCACCCACATTCGCGTCGTCCTGCAAGTGTGA